The Desulfobulbus propionicus DSM 2032 DNA segment AAGTTTCTCGGCATCGAAAAGCCGACCAGCGACTCGATGAAGGACACCACCGTCGAGTGGGTGGCGCTTTACGGAACACCCAAGCACGCCCAACCGAAATTTCCTCCCTCCAGCCGGGAAAACGTCGGTCCCGATGGCAAGGCCGTCCTGGAACTGACGATGAGCCAGGAAACACTCGGCCAGGAAGTGAAAAAGGGCCGGATCAAGCACGATCAGGTCGTCATGCAGGCCAATCTCATCGTCTACAAATCCAACCCCGGAAAAATCATGGCCGCAACCCTGTTTGGGAACGTTGTCGGCGGCAATATCGAAGTCCTCAAGGGATGGTTCGCCAACTGGTTTCCCAAACGGGCGGTGGCGCGCGTGCCGGTCGAGTGGCACAAGCTCTCCCGCTGGCGCTGCGTGGTCGAGGTCGCGCCTGGTTTGCCCCTGCGCATCGTCTATACCAGCGGATTGGGCACCAAGAGCATCTGGACCTGGGCCTTCGAGGGCGATTCCAGGTTTTCAGGCAGCGGCTCGTTCGATCTCACCAGCGGCAGTACCCGGTTCGTGATGAACGAAACCGTGACCGACGGCGGCATGACCGGGCACGGGACAATCCCGAAAACAGCCAGCATCGGCGGCACCGACGAGGAGCCCACCCTGATCCTGGGCATCGACGGCACGTCGAAATATTTCACGAAAGGCGGCGCCATCGCGAAAAAAGTCAAGGGACAAAGGGCCTTCAAACTTGAAGAGATAGAATGAGGACGTGGGCAGCGCCCGTCTTTTCCGGATACCGTCACATGGCATCCGAGTTGCAATGCATACACGCACAACCAAGGAAAGAACGTTATGGGAACAATCGTCTCACTGAACATCAGCCGGGAAAAAGGCGTCAACAAGGAGCCGGTAGACAGCATTGAAGTCAAGGTCGATCACGGCATGGTCGGCGATGCCCACGCCGGCGACTGGCACCGCCAGGTCAGCCTGCTGGCCGAGGAATCGATCGATTTCATGCGCAACAAGGGGCTGGAACTGGACCCCGGCGCCTTTGCCGAGAACATCACCACCGAGGGCATCGACTTGGCCAAACTCCCCATCGGCACCCGCCTGAGCAACGGCCAGGTGGTGCTGGAGATCACCCAGATCGGCAAGAAATGCCACCACGGCTGCGCCATCTTCAAGCAGGTGGGCGACTGCATCATGCCGCGCGAAGGCATTTTCGCCAAGGTGATCGTGCCTGGGACCCTGCATAAGGGCGACAACCTGGATGTGTTGCCGTGAGCGGTAGCGCAAATTGCAAACGCTGCGGCACCTGCTGCCGTCAGGGCGGCCCGGCCCTGCACGGGCCGGATCTGAAACTGCTCCGTTCGGGAACCCTGCGCACCGAGGACCTGATTACCGTCCGCCGGGGTGAACTGGCCTTCCAGCCTCTGGCCGACCGTCCCGAACCGGTCACTCATGAATTTCTCAAGCTAAGCGGCCAACACGGCACCTGGTGTTGCCTCTTTTATGATGAACAGAGCCAAGGGTGCCGCTGTTACTCGCATCGGCCCTTGGCCTGCCGGCTGCTTGACTGCACCGACACCGGGCCCATCCTGGACATAGCCGGACAGGACCTGCTGACCCGCTTTGCCTGCATCGCCGCCGACGATCCCCTGTTGCCGCTGATCCGGGAACATGAGCAACGCTGTCCCTGCCCGGACCTGCATGCCTTGGCCGGCGATTTGGCGCAAGACACGCTCGACCCCGCGCGCCTGGCCGAACTGGAAGCCACCGTGGCCCTCGATCTGGCCTTCCGCAGCCGGGTCGCCGCCGAGCTGCGCCTTTCCGTGGCGCAAGAGATGTTCTCCTTTGGCCGGCCGCTGTTTCAACTGCTGTTGCCCTTGGGGCTGCAAGCCGTCAACACCCCCGAAGGCATCCGCCTGCACCGTTAGACGCAGGCGCCCGCCGCGGCCAGCATGGGGTTGACGGCCGAAGCAAAAGCATATAGAGTGCCGCACCTTTTGCCCCCCTTTTTCCCTTCTTCTCCCGAGGTACGCCGGAATGAGCGCTCCCGATGTCCAGACCCTCCTTGCCCGCTTCGACCAACTGACCGACACCTACATGCGCGACGAGGTTGATCAGGCCCTGCACTGTCAGCAGGAACTGACCCCGCACCTGCTCAAGATCATCGAGACGGTGGCCGAAAACCCGCTGATTTATTGCCTGGAAGGACACAATGCCCACGTCTACGCCGCCAGCCTGCTGTCCCATTTTTGCGAGCCGGCCGCCCATCTGCCGCTGATCCGGGCCTTTTCCATTCCCGAGGAGCAGTTGGTCGACCTGTGGGGCGACATGACCACCGAAACCCTGCCCACCCTGCTCTACCGGACCTGCAACGGCTCCATCGAGGCGATCAAAAACTTAGTGAATAACCGAGAGGTGGAT contains these protein-coding regions:
- a CDS encoding YkgJ family cysteine cluster protein yields the protein MSGSANCKRCGTCCRQGGPALHGPDLKLLRSGTLRTEDLITVRRGELAFQPLADRPEPVTHEFLKLSGQHGTWCCLFYDEQSQGCRCYSHRPLACRLLDCTDTGPILDIAGQDLLTRFACIAADDPLLPLIREHEQRCPCPDLHALAGDLAQDTLDPARLAELEATVALDLAFRSRVAAELRLSVAQEMFSFGRPLFQLLLPLGLQAVNTPEGIRLHR
- a CDS encoding MOSC domain-containing protein; translation: MGTIVSLNISREKGVNKEPVDSIEVKVDHGMVGDAHAGDWHRQVSLLAEESIDFMRNKGLELDPGAFAENITTEGIDLAKLPIGTRLSNGQVVLEITQIGKKCHHGCAIFKQVGDCIMPREGIFAKVIVPGTLHKGDNLDVLP